A window of Cohnella herbarum contains these coding sequences:
- a CDS encoding zinc-binding dehydrogenase: MLADIDPAKLDFAVGQGFPDVFNPLHGDIRKWVYGLTGRGVDVSVEGAGSAVSWENCLKSTRNLGKVVLMGNPTGGMSLTQDGYWEILRKQLTLSGTWNSSYSDIPRNEWKLAVDYMAAGKLDLKPLISHKLAIEEVYEGMVMMRDRQGFFNKVMYVNSNESVKVEKDK, encoded by the coding sequence TTGCTTGCGGATATCGATCCGGCAAAGCTTGATTTTGCCGTAGGTCAGGGATTCCCCGACGTATTCAATCCTTTACATGGCGACATAAGGAAGTGGGTATACGGGCTGACCGGACGAGGCGTAGATGTATCGGTAGAAGGAGCCGGAAGCGCGGTTTCATGGGAAAATTGTCTGAAGTCAACGCGGAACCTAGGTAAGGTAGTGTTGATGGGCAATCCAACCGGGGGCATGAGTCTGACGCAGGACGGTTACTGGGAAATTCTCCGTAAGCAGCTTACGCTAAGCGGCACTTGGAATTCCTCCTATTCGGACATTCCAAGGAACGAGTGGAAGCTGGCCGTCGATTATATGGCAGCGGGCAAGCTGGATTTGAAGCCCCTCATTAGCCACAAGCTTGCGATTGAGGAGGTCTATGAGGGAATGGTTATGATGCGTGACCGTCAAGGCTTCTTTAACAAAGTCATGTATGTCAATTCTAACGAATCCGTAAAGGTGGAGAAGGATAAATGA
- a CDS encoding zinc-dependent dehydrogenase — translation MMKAAVLEQLEQMVVKEVERPTVDKDSILMKVEAVGICGSDIRIFRHGNNRVTLPQVLGHESAGRIVELGQNVTKFKIGDRISLGADVPCGECIFCEAGIGNNCQINYAMGYQFAGSFAEYVLLNKTMANYGPIHKIPDHISYEEAALAEPLACVLNALELSNIKLGDSVVVIGAGPIGCMIIEVAKLMGATKVILVQRSRPRLEMAKQFGAHAYICSSEENAIERVLEETGGLGADVVITSNPSPEAQVDAIYMAKNRARVNFFGGLPKGKSMVTLDTNIIHYKELFVHGAHGSLPAHHQKAIDLIGSGVIDMKRYISHRYPLDEISQAISAAEDHVGMRVIVQP, via the coding sequence ATGATGAAAGCAGCGGTTTTAGAGCAATTGGAGCAAATGGTCGTCAAGGAAGTGGAAAGGCCAACTGTAGATAAGGACAGTATTTTGATGAAGGTCGAGGCTGTGGGCATCTGCGGTTCGGATATCCGGATATTCCGCCATGGGAACAACAGGGTGACGCTTCCGCAAGTGCTGGGGCATGAGTCTGCGGGGAGAATCGTTGAACTGGGCCAAAACGTAACAAAGTTCAAAATAGGAGATCGAATTTCTCTGGGTGCGGACGTACCCTGCGGGGAATGTATCTTCTGCGAAGCGGGAATCGGTAACAACTGCCAGATCAACTACGCTATGGGCTACCAATTCGCGGGCAGCTTCGCGGAATACGTACTTCTGAACAAGACGATGGCGAATTACGGTCCGATCCACAAGATCCCGGATCATATTTCCTATGAGGAGGCCGCTCTGGCCGAACCGCTCGCTTGCGTTCTGAATGCATTGGAGCTATCGAACATTAAACTGGGAGATTCGGTCGTTGTTATCGGCGCAGGTCCCATCGGCTGCATGATTATAGAGGTAGCGAAGCTGATGGGGGCCACTAAGGTGATCCTCGTGCAACGTTCCAGACCCCGATTGGAGATGGCTAAACAGTTCGGCGCGCATGCTTATATTTGTTCATCCGAGGAGAACGCCATCGAACGGGTATTGGAGGAAACGGGCGGGTTGGGAGCGGACGTGGTTATCACTTCGAACCCGTCTCCGGAAGCGCAGGTAGATGCGATCTATATGGCGAAAAATCGCGCGCGAGTGAACTTCTTCGGCGGTTTACCAAAGGGGAAATCGATGGTTACGCTAGATACCAATATTATTCATTACAAAGAGCTGTTCGTTCACGGGGCGCACGGTTCCTTACCTGCGCATCATCAGAAAGCCATAGACTTAATCGGCTCCGGCGTTATCGATATGAAGCGTTACATCTCTCATCGGTATCCCCTCGATGAGATCAGCCAAGCGATAAGCGCGGCGGAAGATCATGTCGGGATGCGGGTTATCGTGCAACCTTAA
- a CDS encoding substrate-binding domain-containing protein: MRKIIKEQLIKGPIALYEQMRQKVMDLIVERRLKPHDPVPSEGELAELFGVSRRTSKQALELLAKEGILYRLPRRGTFLAENAGDRLKDAVESNLSVVPQQAVAIVVPILDEFIGMVVTAFLQAGDSIGWEVLIRVTGGELEREDEILREMSIGGRVKGIVLFPGARKTCGQEVLRLHLDGFPVVIVDRVFREVDITAIYHDHYQGAYEMTKYLFDKGHRTVGFISEPISGIMSREDRYYGFIQAHLDAEIPIMIHSIISDWDIERNDSSKLSQFLEQNPDMTALFCSNDLVANKVMNMAEESGRHIPEHLSVVGFTDMMISRVSKVSLTTVMKSPEELGRKAFDLLIRKMASEDGRMESVKLPTQIIERGSVRQVIL; encoded by the coding sequence ATGCGCAAAATCATAAAGGAACAGCTGATTAAAGGACCTATCGCGTTATATGAGCAAATGCGTCAGAAGGTAATGGATTTGATTGTCGAACGACGATTGAAGCCCCATGACCCGGTTCCTTCGGAAGGAGAGCTTGCCGAATTATTCGGAGTAAGCCGAAGAACAAGCAAACAGGCACTAGAGCTCCTAGCCAAGGAAGGCATTCTGTATAGACTGCCCCGCAGAGGAACCTTCTTGGCCGAGAACGCGGGAGATAGACTTAAAGATGCGGTTGAATCGAATTTGTCGGTTGTGCCTCAGCAGGCGGTCGCCATTGTTGTCCCTATACTGGATGAGTTTATCGGAATGGTCGTCACTGCATTTCTGCAGGCGGGGGATTCCATTGGCTGGGAAGTATTGATCCGAGTGACGGGCGGAGAGCTTGAGCGAGAGGACGAAATCCTTCGCGAGATGAGCATCGGAGGAAGAGTAAAGGGCATCGTGCTTTTCCCGGGCGCGCGGAAGACGTGCGGACAAGAAGTGTTACGGCTTCATCTGGACGGATTTCCTGTCGTGATTGTCGATCGGGTGTTTCGAGAAGTGGACATCACGGCGATCTACCATGACCATTACCAGGGCGCCTACGAGATGACCAAGTATTTATTCGACAAAGGCCACCGAACAGTAGGATTCATCTCTGAGCCGATATCGGGCATCATGAGCAGGGAAGACCGTTATTACGGATTTATTCAAGCGCATCTTGACGCCGAAATCCCTATCATGATTCATTCGATCATCTCGGATTGGGATATCGAACGGAACGATTCCAGTAAGCTGTCGCAATTTCTAGAACAGAATCCGGATATGACGGCTTTATTCTGTTCGAACGACTTGGTTGCCAATAAAGTGATGAATATGGCCGAAGAATCGGGACGTCATATTCCCGAACATTTATCCGTAGTCGGATTTACGGACATGATGATCTCTAGAGTTTCCAAAGTATCGCTGACTACCGTCATGAAGTCTCCGGAAGAATTGGGCAGAAAGGCTTTCGATTTGCTGATTCGGAAAATGGCTTCAGAGGACGGAAGAATGGAGAGCGTTAAGCTGCCAACGCAGATTATTGAACGAGGAAGCGTTCGGCAAGTGATATTGTAG
- the rpe gene encoding ribulose-phosphate 3-epimerase, with product MGGRISPSIMCADFRNLETTIRALERARVDYLHVDIMDGSFVPNFTLGPDFMNSVREMTDIPFDIHLMINRPEDFLPIFTIRPGDIVTVHQEATIHLQRTLQRIRDTGAKVSVALNPATPIYTLDDILDDIDIVLIMTVNPGFAGQKLVPATLGKIQKLKQYLQQSGHSHIEIEVDGNVSCENAQKMRLAGADIFVAGTSSIFKKDQDLYELTEKFREYIT from the coding sequence ATGGGAGGCAGAATATCGCCGTCTATCATGTGCGCGGATTTCAGAAATTTGGAGACTACGATAAGAGCATTGGAGCGGGCGCGCGTTGATTATTTGCACGTGGACATCATGGATGGCAGCTTCGTTCCTAATTTCACCCTCGGTCCGGACTTCATGAACAGCGTGAGAGAGATGACGGACATTCCGTTCGATATTCACCTGATGATCAACCGGCCGGAGGATTTTCTTCCGATCTTCACTATTCGCCCTGGGGATATTGTTACGGTCCATCAGGAAGCCACGATTCATCTGCAACGAACGCTTCAGCGGATTAGAGATACGGGGGCCAAGGTGTCAGTGGCGCTAAATCCCGCCACTCCGATCTACACGCTGGATGATATTCTCGACGATATCGATATCGTATTGATTATGACGGTTAATCCGGGGTTCGCCGGTCAGAAGCTTGTCCCTGCCACTCTAGGAAAGATACAAAAGTTGAAGCAATATCTTCAACAATCCGGTCATTCGCATATCGAGATTGAAGTAGACGGCAACGTTAGCTGCGAGAATGCGCAGAAGATGCGCTTGGCGGGTGCGGATATATTCGTGGCGGGCACCTCGAGTATTTTTAAGAAGGATCAGGATTTATACGAATTGACGGAGAAGTTCCGCGAGTATATTACGTGA
- the rhaI gene encoding L-rhamnose isomerase has translation MLDRAYREFEKRQQDRGISLKGIKEKLKMLKIETPSWGYSDQGTRFRTFKQPGAARSVEERLQDAAKVHEVTGLCPSVAIHIPWDKVDDYSQLSNRAASLGITIGAVNPNLFQDDDYMLGSVCNPDSRVRSKAVAHLIECVDVARAVKSRDISLWFADGTNYPGQADLRRRKGYMEEALAEMYRSMDPNMRMLIEYKFFEPAFYHTDLADWGMAYQLAQKLGPQAEVLVDTGHHAQGTNVEHIVAYLLDERRLGGFHFNARKYADDDLIVGSVNPYELYLIFHQILSAERDQAHPLVQDNARNIAYMIDQSHNIEPKIPAMIRSVLNVQYQYAKALLVNWNLLEEAQERGDVLAAEAVVREAFEQDPTPLLHAVREEMGIAPNPMKAYSESGYAEKLLQSR, from the coding sequence ATGTTGGACAGAGCTTATCGGGAGTTTGAGAAACGGCAGCAGGACAGAGGCATCTCGCTTAAAGGAATCAAAGAAAAGCTGAAAATGCTGAAAATCGAGACGCCCTCATGGGGATATAGCGATCAAGGGACGCGGTTCAGAACGTTTAAGCAGCCCGGGGCAGCCCGTTCAGTGGAGGAGAGATTGCAGGATGCGGCTAAGGTACATGAAGTAACGGGACTGTGCCCGAGCGTAGCCATTCACATTCCGTGGGACAAAGTCGACGATTATAGCCAATTAAGCAACAGGGCAGCATCGCTTGGGATTACTATTGGAGCCGTTAACCCGAATTTATTTCAGGATGACGATTACATGCTGGGCAGCGTATGCAACCCTGATTCGAGAGTAAGAAGCAAAGCCGTTGCCCATCTGATCGAGTGCGTGGACGTCGCAAGGGCCGTAAAGTCCCGCGATATCAGCTTGTGGTTTGCGGACGGTACGAATTATCCGGGACAGGCTGATCTTAGAAGGAGAAAAGGGTACATGGAGGAAGCGCTCGCGGAAATGTACCGCTCCATGGATCCTAACATGCGGATGCTGATCGAATACAAATTTTTCGAGCCGGCCTTCTATCATACGGATCTAGCGGACTGGGGAATGGCGTATCAATTGGCTCAAAAGCTAGGACCTCAGGCAGAAGTGCTGGTGGATACCGGTCATCATGCCCAAGGGACGAACGTGGAGCATATCGTCGCTTATTTACTGGACGAGAGGCGGCTTGGCGGCTTTCATTTCAATGCTCGGAAATATGCGGACGATGATCTTATCGTGGGATCGGTGAATCCGTACGAGCTTTACCTGATCTTCCATCAAATCTTATCCGCCGAACGGGATCAAGCCCATCCTCTTGTTCAGGACAATGCCCGGAATATCGCCTATATGATAGACCAAAGCCATAATATCGAACCGAAGATTCCTGCCATGATCCGTTCCGTGCTCAACGTTCAGTACCAATATGCCAAGGCATTGCTTGTGAATTGGAATTTGCTCGAGGAAGCGCAAGAACGCGGTGACGTTCTTGCCGCGGAAGCGGTTGTCAGAGAGGCTTTCGAACAAGATCCGACACCGCTCTTACATGCCGTTCGCGAGGAAATGGGCATTGCCCCGAATCCGATGAAGGCGTATTCGGAAAGCGGGTATGCGGAGAAATTGCTGCAATCGCGTTGA
- a CDS encoding alpha-L-rhamnosidase-related protein, translated as MREPVGLESEINKEYILTPSSKQIFAHAVHSTKGEVRDVDNIRSADGQTAKLMYPKGGEKPVILLDLGPSAPGGYPIFKVSAQTGSPVLRIAYADWYEWIVDPSHGENGDFSRGSATYLGVELPVPPANPYRYELYTIQNPGMYIAPMIQGQQRWVLIQLDTEDSSVEIEFFRLENVSDMSPYKGHFLCNDDDLNRLWYASTYTAQIASYPNVDAWTIVEGWLIPRRLAKSNDIGLSVQGEDWRDYSFHFDFVIRRNPGPVSAVGWVVRAKDENNGYVGQIDLDSRLHLYKRIEGVYVRLKPFVTLPVTLTDGVTYRLEIKLDGSRIETYLDGQLVDTTVDSTYSEGKVGFCQPLDKWALIRNVRVEDSGGATLFADDFSGDLSGWSYARTASFIADGAKRDRLPWLGDLDWAGRNVYYAFDNYGYMKDTIEMFAFHQTPEGYIWAACYPENQEKPGLGEYGYYQSDEFCAWFAPVLADYYLFTGDLEFANEMYPVVSKGLNYLWNYVESDGLFFQRYETSKGIWGHLLERTGKGAYVNFLVYDSFMEAAFLARQLGMDSDAADYSAKAAVIRKGINDYLWDDELRYYVDQKGSKHFSFYDNALALAIGFPDRQQAESIMSRLKETDMGKYQSLAIRGKFHYRHDEDAIGTIRKPGGNVDWIGALHDWRGPHATWECMVYPPPALPPGKNWGDSSHPDTAIAHLLSGYLLGIQPTEPGFRAYEAVPHACDLQWAEGSVPTPHGEIRFSWSRTDSEFSAALASPEGTIATLGIPKPASDSFIVYVNGKPFYRSNREASEADQALEIDEDDRYVYLRNLKPGSYEIACKSVANP; from the coding sequence TCCATTCAACCAAGGGCGAGGTACGGGATGTGGACAACATTCGGAGTGCCGATGGACAAACCGCGAAGCTTATGTACCCCAAAGGAGGGGAAAAACCGGTTATCCTGCTTGATCTCGGTCCTTCCGCCCCGGGAGGGTACCCGATATTCAAAGTGTCTGCGCAGACAGGCAGCCCGGTACTGCGAATTGCCTATGCGGACTGGTACGAGTGGATCGTCGATCCGAGCCATGGCGAGAATGGAGATTTCAGCAGAGGATCGGCCACCTATTTGGGTGTAGAGCTTCCCGTTCCGCCTGCCAATCCCTATCGGTACGAGCTATACACCATTCAGAATCCGGGGATGTATATCGCTCCGATGATTCAAGGGCAGCAGCGCTGGGTGCTCATTCAACTGGATACGGAGGATAGCAGCGTCGAGATCGAATTTTTCCGACTTGAGAACGTATCCGATATGTCGCCGTACAAGGGCCATTTTCTATGCAATGACGATGACTTGAACCGTCTTTGGTACGCGAGTACTTATACGGCGCAGATCGCTTCGTATCCTAATGTCGATGCTTGGACGATTGTAGAGGGATGGCTCATACCCCGTAGACTGGCCAAGAGCAACGATATCGGCTTAAGCGTACAGGGAGAGGATTGGCGGGATTACTCTTTTCACTTCGATTTCGTCATCCGCAGAAATCCGGGTCCGGTATCCGCCGTCGGCTGGGTCGTCCGGGCTAAAGACGAGAACAACGGTTATGTTGGACAGATTGATCTGGACAGCCGTTTGCATCTGTACAAAAGAATCGAAGGCGTATATGTGCGGCTAAAACCGTTCGTGACTCTTCCCGTTACCCTTACGGATGGAGTGACGTATCGTCTGGAGATTAAATTGGACGGGTCCCGAATCGAGACTTATTTAGACGGTCAGCTTGTCGATACGACAGTGGATTCAACCTATTCGGAAGGTAAAGTCGGTTTCTGCCAGCCTCTCGATAAATGGGCGTTAATCCGCAATGTTCGCGTGGAAGATAGCGGCGGCGCGACTTTGTTCGCGGACGATTTCAGCGGGGACTTGAGCGGTTGGTCTTATGCCCGTACCGCTTCATTCATCGCCGATGGCGCTAAAAGGGATCGTTTGCCATGGCTCGGAGATCTGGATTGGGCGGGACGGAACGTTTACTATGCCTTCGATAATTACGGCTACATGAAAGATACCATCGAAATGTTTGCCTTTCACCAGACGCCTGAGGGATACATATGGGCAGCCTGTTACCCTGAGAATCAGGAGAAACCGGGGCTCGGAGAATACGGATATTACCAATCCGACGAATTCTGCGCATGGTTTGCACCGGTGCTAGCCGATTATTACCTGTTTACCGGAGATTTAGAGTTTGCTAACGAGATGTATCCGGTAGTTAGCAAAGGATTGAACTACCTGTGGAACTATGTGGAGAGCGATGGCCTATTCTTCCAGCGGTATGAGACGTCGAAAGGAATATGGGGGCATCTTCTAGAGCGTACGGGCAAAGGGGCCTACGTCAATTTCCTCGTATACGACTCGTTTATGGAAGCGGCTTTCCTTGCCCGTCAATTGGGTATGGATTCGGACGCGGCCGATTACTCCGCCAAAGCGGCGGTGATCCGGAAGGGCATCAATGATTATTTATGGGATGACGAGCTACGATATTACGTTGATCAGAAGGGAAGCAAGCATTTCTCCTTCTATGATAACGCTCTTGCTCTCGCGATCGGATTTCCGGATCGGCAACAGGCGGAGTCCATCATGTCCAGGCTAAAGGAAACGGATATGGGCAAATATCAAAGCTTGGCGATTCGCGGCAAGTTTCATTACCGGCACGACGAGGATGCGATCGGAACCATCCGCAAGCCGGGAGGCAACGTGGATTGGATCGGCGCATTGCATGATTGGCGCGGCCCCCACGCGACATGGGAGTGCATGGTTTATCCGCCGCCGGCTCTTCCGCCCGGCAAAAACTGGGGAGATTCGTCCCACCCCGACACGGCGATAGCTCATTTATTATCCGGATATCTTCTTGGCATTCAACCGACGGAACCCGGATTTAGAGCCTATGAAGCCGTACCGCACGCTTGCGATTTACAATGGGCGGAAGGAAGCGTACCGACGCCCCATGGAGAAATTCGCTTTTCCTGGAGCCGCACGGATTCGGAATTCAGCGCTGCGTTGGCGTCGCCGGAAGGGACAATCGCTACGTTAGGCATTCCCAAACCTGCTTCGGATTCCTTTATCGTCTACGTTAACGGGAAGCCGTTCTACCGTTCCAATAGAGAAGCTTCCGAAGCCGATCAAGCGCTAGAAATCGATGAGGATGACCGCTACGTTTATTTGCGGAACTTGAAGCCGGGAAGCTATGAGATTGCTTGCAAGTCTGTTGCTAATCCTTGA